The nucleotide window GTGCAAAGGTATGTATATGCATCTCGCAGAATTAACCTATGCTCCTTTATCTTGCAGAATTCATGTTGACGCTCTCCTCACTTCCTTGAAATGGCAGACATCAATGAGTGCGAACCTCCAAACCAGTCCTTGTATCCTTGCAAAGGTAATTGCAGAAACACCGTTGGGAGCTACACCTGTTCATGCTCATCAGGATTTAGGAGCGATGATCCAAAGAGCATACCCTGCGTTCAAGCTGACCCAAACAAAGCTCTGAAGGTGGCCTTAGGTATGGGGTTATAATTGCGCATAAATAGAAAGCTTTTTCATACTTCTTTATGCCAGTCATATAAGTCCAAGTATAGTACAGTTTGTACAGGTATCATGTAGTAAAGCAATGGTGAGATGGCACAATATCTGGAACTATTTTTGCCAAATGTGGGTAATGTCACTAGTTGAACTAATGGAACCGTCATGATTTTCAGGCACATCCGCCGGTGTCGTCTTCCTCATGGTTTGCATGTTCGCTCTACGGGCTGAGCATCAGAAAAGGAAGCTGACTAAAGAGAAGGAAAGATTCTTTGATCAGAATGGTGGTCAGATATTATACCATCAAATTATGTCAAAACAGGTCGATACATTGATGATATTCACACAGGAAGATCTAAAGAAGGCTACGAATGATTTTGACGAGAGCAGAGAAGTGGGCAGGGGCGGTCACGGCACTGTGTACAAGGGTGTTCTTAAGGATGGAAGAGTAATAGCCGTGAAGCGCTCCAAGATCATGAATGTGGCCGAAACTGATGAATTTGTGCAGGAGATTATCATACTTTCACAGACCAACCACCGGAATGTGGTCAGGCTTCTAGGGTGCTGCTTAGAGGTGGAAGTCCCCATACTAGTCTATGAATTCATCCCGAATGGCACTCTTTTTGAATTCATCCATCGTAACCATGGGACTCCACCTCCCTCGCTGGACACCCGGCTCAGGGTCGCTCAAGAATCTGCTGAAGCACTCGCATATCTGCATCTGTCCATGAACCACCCCATAGTGCATGGAGATGTCAAGTCCATGAACATTCTCTTGGACGAAAACTACATGGCGAAGGTGACTGACTTTGGGGCATCAAGGACACTCCCCAAGAATGAGGTTCAGTTCATGACATTGGTGCAGGGGACCTTGGGTTACCTGGATCCCGAGTACCTGCAGGAACGGCAGCTCACGGAGAAGAGCGACGTTTACAGCTTCGGCATTGTGCTGCTGGAGCTGATCACGGGGAAGACGGCGATCTACCACGACGGCCCCAAGGAAGGCAAGAGCCTCGCGTCGTCCTTCCTGCTCGCGATGAAAGAGGTGAGCCTCGATGGCATCCTGGACGCGAGCATACTAAGTGCCGGGATGGAGGCGCTGCTGAGAGAAGTCGCTGAGCTTGCGAGGATGTGCTTGAGCACCAGGGGGGAAGAGAGGCCTTCCATGACCCAGGTGGCTGACAAGCTGAAGGCTCTGCGGAGCACCTGGAGGGAGAAATTGCTGCTGACGGACGGCGAGACTGAGCATTTGGTATCGGTACCTGCAGCTTTGGCGTTTCATGATCCTCTGTCATCGATCATGTTCTCGACTGGGCCCCGCATGTCTGGAATAGGTATAGAGACACCCAGATGATAGTTTCAGTTGACTGTTACACCATGCCAGTAGTGTGTGTACGTGTTAGAGGCTTGGAGCTTCTTGTATAGCGTCCATATTTGCCCTTGGCGATTGCTCTGCAATTATTTTGTAATAAATTCCAACTAAAATTCATCCATGTTCATTGAACTTGCTGGTTTGATCTTAATTCAGTGCGACCATTGCGCCCTGGACACATGTCTGTTTTCAGGTTCACACAAAAGGGGTTCTGTGTCAAGCTCAGAGGCCTTCACTTGCTGTTACTTACAGTACAGTGTGGATAGGGCAGCCTCAtctcatctagcctctgtttatactTGCTGGTTTCTGAGATAGATAGATGAGATGCTATTCGGTTTGTGGGAAACCAAAACATAGGAATTAGAAGTAGTACAGGAATTTGATAGGATTGATATGATGGCACTTGCCTGGAAATTCATTTTGGCTCTAGGGAGCACATGCTCCTGCATGCCAAAAACGGATTTTAGAAATGTAAAAAATATTTGGAAAAAAATAGAAGTATTCATTGTCACACCCAAATGGTACATGTAAATTTCCAGGGGACAAATTTAAGCATTTTGACCTGTGCAAAAAAATTAAGTTGAACGTCAAATGTTACCGCCAAATGTTACACTTAATTTTGTTATTTTACCGACGAAGCACTGCTATCCCATATGGCATGAAAATTGTCTAGCACACTTGCTACACTAACATAAACATCTacaaaaaaaatcagaatttttaAATTTTATTTACCCTTTTTATTCATTTTACTGCTAATTAAGGAGCATATGCTCCCTAGAGCCAAAAATCCAAGTTAGTCACTTGCCATCCTAAGGAATTGTCTTGCCTCGTTCCTACGCAAAAATGTGCTTTGAGTGGATGTGTAATTTTCTCACGAAACACAGGAATTGAATAGTATTTTCTACGAAAttcatgtatgtgtttcctacaaACTGAATGCATTGATGAGAAAATTTTCACTGGAATCCTTGTTCTTATGTTTTTCCTATGAAAATCTTCCAAAACGAATGAGACCTAAGAAGTGAATGTGATATTTTTAAGAGTATGGATAGCATCTCATATGGTTAGATCCAAAGGGAAGAAGTTGCAGCCAGCACGATTGACAGCTTTAAACATTTTGAATATTTACTTTCAAAAACAAACTAGGACAAAGACACAACTTGCATCTAACATGTCAATTTTCAAATTATAACCCGCAACACACATGGAGAACAAGTAATAGACAACTTCGACATTGAATATAAGCTAATGGAAGTTGGGCCTTTAATTTGGCCAACCATCACTATTGACGATGAAtttgtgttttttttgtttctgAAGTAGTATTTAATTTTGAGTTGAATTTATGTCACATTATTATAGATTTATGTTTGTACATTCCTTTCCATAATTCTTCATAAAATTGTAAAGTGGCAACGGTAGGAAGAAATAACCCTCCATGAGCACAAAAACCAACAGAGATGAGTGCTTTTTTTTTCAAACAAGTGCTACTGAAAATCATTTGATAGATGTTTATTGTGAAAGTTTTGGTTCCATCCTGGCACACATCACCCACGatgaacaataaaaaaattaaaagTTCGTAAACTTTGTGCTttaaggctggttgtaatgggagtattatatactagtatcatgcgtATGATATTAGTGTGTATGATACTACGGGGGTGTTTGGTTCCAGAGATTTTTTTGTgttgggactaaaaaaagtcccTAGCAAACCAAACAGGGTGGGATTTTTTGGGACTTTTTGCTAAAAGTCCTTATAAGCACCTCCTTGAGAGTCTTTTTCAAAAAGTcctagggactagaaaaagtcctaagactagagaaccaaacaccacctACATCCGTAATGCATGGTATTATATGTTGATATCATATAGGACTacatttattgtcatgcatgacacaaagtaccacatcatttaatatgatacagtatcatgatatgatactcaagtatctctttcttcatttaattccatgccacatcatcaacattGCTTAGTTGATATGCATGATACTAcatatgatactcccattacaaccagcctaatAACGATACAATGTTGTGGGTGCTTGCAAATTTGGTGGCCAAATAACATCTGACGTACTCCCTTCAttctgaattacttgtcgcaggtatagatatatctagatgtattttagttttagatacattcatttctgtgatgagtaatttggaacggagggagtaacagcTAAATGGGCCAGCCCGTTTTCGTAGGTTGATGGCAACCCTTTCGGTGGCTTTATGACATCTGGGCGGTGGCCCAGATAGTAACTGGGCCACGGGACAGAATCCTCGCTTTTTTCCAGCCGTCAACTAGCTGCAATTACGCGGGTGGGTCTTCTCTTCGAACCAGCAGCAGGTCCTGGATACTTCTTCTTGGGCGGCGGGGAGGAGAACCTGCCGGCGACGGCGTCGTCCGAGAGGAGCGCGACGCCACTGGAGGCATGGAGTTCCTGATGCAGCCGATTAGCAGGTGATGTCGTCGAATCCTTCGTCTCATGTGGCAATGGATCTGGAGCTGTGGAGGAGAGGAGAGTGACGGATTCTTTCCCCAAAGCTTGGCAGGTTCCCAATCCTTGAGGAGATGGACGGCACGGATCGACTGCCGGAGCCAGGGGAGTTCGCCGTGCCGGCGATTGAATCTGACGCCCCAGCCACGCCCACGATGGAGGTTGAGGCGGCGAGTGGGGATGCGCCGGCGCAGCTCGTCGTCGCACGCATGGCCCCCCGGCTAAGGGGAAGCGCAGCACGTCCACCGGGAAGGTGAATCCAGAGGCCTCGGGGTGGAAGAAGAGGTTAGTAGGAAACAACTTCTTGGTTGTAATCACTAAATGGGTTTAGGAGGTTGTCATCTTATCTCTACTTGCTCAAGATTTTTGTTCGGTGCATGAGACCTAGCGCATGCTACTACTGGAAATTTGTGGTTTCGTGGAGCTTCGTTCGGTCATTGGTATGAAGAAGATGAGTCTGTTGCGTAAAACTGGCCGTGCTGGTGCCGCATTTCAGTCAGGCATTGAAATGTATGACAGATACGAGGTTCGTTTCATCTggttttttttgtgtgtgtgagtAACAGTCTGAATCCAGAACGAACAGTAGATCAGTGAGTATATTTGATCAATTTTGAAGTTTGTAATGGTTAGCAGTTTCCTCAAGTCGATGCGTTGGACAATGCCGCGGGATTTCTAGTTAGATTGTGTTCAGGTCATTGCCATTCAGTTGGGCGTGTGTATTTCAGTTCGCTGTGTATTCGGTAATGATGGGTGCGCGTTCGCTCCGAACTGTCACGATGCGGCGATCATTCAGTGTGCATTGTTTTGAACTTCCTGATTCCAGCATTTGACATTGTTATTTCTTCAGGGTTCGGGTTGGATCAGCTAGCGGCTCCGGGGCGGACTCCATGTCCGACGCGGGCGTCCGCGTTGGAGAATGCAATCAGGAGTTTCGCCGATAATCTAGGAGAGAGGTGACGGTACCTAAACTGGGTACTAGCTTTGATTCTCTAGAAGAGGCATGTGACTTTTACAATCTCTACTCATGGGAGAAAGGATTTGGTATAAGATACGGGAAGAGCCAATTGAATATCGAGATGACAAAGTG belongs to Triticum urartu cultivar G1812 chromosome 7, Tu2.1, whole genome shotgun sequence and includes:
- the LOC125522479 gene encoding wall-associated receptor kinase 2-like gives rise to the protein MARPGCPDKCGNISIPYPFGTGKGCFQEPFNVTCNGTGAYLGSNGLRILDISLTLGEVRVQNPHITSRCNFSNGSNSTSGLDILTLDPFHTVSNTKNKLTSIGCGGLAMLVGQAKGKNQLEYLTADSCISSCMDVSSIGNGTECSGMGCCQAPVSGNINAFLAQSIPVSAIYNSTVQSFSPCTYSFVAEDDWFKFDRSYINSTNFGRKYTDGVPLVLDWVVGNGSCSETSKMGSQYACQAMNSDCIDVSNGPGYRCNCSQGYEGNPYLQGGCKDINECEPPNQSLYPCKGNCRNTVGSYTCSCSSGFRSDDPKSIPCVQADPNKALKVALGTSAGVVFLMVCMFALRAEHQKRKLTKEKERFFDQNGGQILYHQIMSKQVDTLMIFTQEDLKKATNDFDESREVGRGGHGTVYKGVLKDGRVIAVKRSKIMNVAETDEFVQEIIILSQTNHRNVVRLLGCCLEVEVPILVYEFIPNGTLFEFIHRNHGTPPPSLDTRLRVAQESAEALAYLHLSMNHPIVHGDVKSMNILLDENYMAKVTDFGASRTLPKNEVQFMTLVQGTLGYLDPEYLQERQLTEKSDVYSFGIVLLELITGKTAIYHDGPKEGKSLASSFLLAMKEVSLDGILDASILSAGMEALLREVAELARMCLSTRGEERPSMTQVADKLKALRSTWREKLLLTDGETEHLVSVPAALAFHDPLSSIMFSTGPRMSGIGIETPR